The DNA region AAAATTATTAGCCATAAAGGCAATTTTTCATTTAACCATAACCCAATTCCAACGGTTACCAAAAGGAGTTTATCTGCCAATGGATCTAAGACAGTTCCTAAATCAGTTACTAAACTATACTTTCTCGCAATATATCCATCTAAAATATCCAACAAAGCACCTATTGTAATAATAAAAAGGGAAAAAAAATGTTTATATGAGTAACTAATATTAGGTAAAACGGTTAAATAAATTGGTATTAAAAACAACCTAAATAATGTTATTAAATTGGGCCAATTCATAGTCCCTCCCCCTAACCTTTAAGCAGTTACAGGATCCTCATCTAAAATATCTAAAAACTCTAGATCTACCACCTGTTCATTATTATCTACTTTTTCCATTTTATAAATAATACTTTTATACATGGGGGCAGTAATTTTCATGGAATAATTGGCACAATTTCTAGGCAAACCAACAATTACATCACCATTACAACAATATTTTACTGTAAAATCCTCCCAATTTAGTTCTACTACACAATTAGGGATCCCCTTTAAAGATAATCTATCAATTATTTTTAATTTTAAGAACATTATCCTCACCCTCCTCCTCCTTTTTAATACAGTATATGTGATGTATAACAGAGGGTGAGCTTTGTTTTTGTTATATATTAAATCTTCTTTTGAATTAATATAAGTTGAGGCGGAAAATTCTGCAAATTAATTAAGTTATAGTGTAGTACCGTATAATGCCTAGGATTTAAGTTTTTAGCAAGGGTTATCACACCTTCAGTTTCCCACTTCCCTCCATAGTGACCAGGGTACAACATTAAGGACATTATGCCATTTTTTTGCAAAATTTCTAAGCCTTGTTCAATGGCTGGGATTGTAGATTCCAGTTTTGTTATAATTTTATGATTTCCTCCTGGTAAATATCCAAAATTAAACATTATAGCCTTTGCCTTTAGATTACCCAAATATTGTTTTAAACAATCATGGCTTTCTTTAATTAAAACTACTCTACTTTCTAGTTTATTATTAACTAATAATTTATATGTATTATCTAATGCTTCTTGTTGAATATCAAAGGCATAAACCTTCCCCTTTTCTCCAACTCCCTTTGCTAGTAATAATGTATCATTACCATTTCCTGCAGTACCATCTACTGCTATATCTCCATCCCTTAAACTTTCAAATACTAGTTGTCTTGCAAACTCTAAACTTCTTTTAATCACCTTTAACAACTCCTTACTAAATTTACTTTAAATCTAAGCTTCTGTATTGAATAGCTTCTGCTATATGATTAACATCGATATTTTCCTTTTCCCCTAAATCAGCTATTGTTCTCGCTACTTTTAAGATTTTATCATAAGCTCTAGCACTTAATCCTAAGTTATAAAATGCCCCTTCTAATAATTTTTTAGCATCATCTGAAATTTTACAATATCTTTCAATATATTTACCTGTTAATTGACTATTTTCCTTTATATTTAAGTATTTATAACGCTTTTTCTGAACTTCTCTAGCTTTTATTACTCTTTGTAAAATAGTTTTAGAGCTTTCTTCTTTAATATTATTATTCATCAATTCCTCAAAATTAACGGGTGGTACTTCTATATGTAAATCTAGCCTGTCCAATAAAGGCCCAGAAATCTTATTGCGGTATTTCTCAACTACCCCCATTGAACAAGTACACTCTATATTCATAGATCGATAAAATCCACAAGGACATGGATTCATAGCGGCAATTAACTGAAAATCCGTTCCTCCCCCTATTAAACCTGCATAAGAAATAGTATGATGGGGAGCCCTAAAGGGCCTATTTTTTATTAAACCCCTCTTTCTTAATAACCCCGCTACACTGTAGATTTTAGATACTTCCAATATTTCCTCATAATTTAATGGGGGCAAGATAGTTGAAAATCTTTTAGCTAACATCGATTTGCCTGAACCGGGTGGGCCGATTAGAAGGATATTATGCCCTCCTGCCGCAGCAATTTCTAATGCCCGTTTAGCTACCTTTTGCCCTTTAACTTCACTAAAATCTCCTGGATTTTTAATTTCTTCTAAAGGGATATTTGCCTTAAATTGTTCAATTACCTGTTTTTTTAGTATGTGATATACCCCTTCTTTTAAATTTTTTACGGGATAAACTTTTATTTCTTTAACTAAAGCTCCTTCTTCCTTATTGGCATCAGGTAAAATATAACTCCCTTTTTCTTTATCTTTTAAATGGATTAGCATTGGTAAAAGCCCATTTATTCCCCGTACTCTACCATCTAAGGAAAGTTCCCCCCAAACTATTATATCTTCCAATAATTCTTTAGGCCAATTATTTGTTGCCGCTAAAATTGCTAAAGCTATAGGTAAATCATATATAGGCCCTTCTTTTTTCAAATCAGCTGGGGCTAAATTAACAATAATCCGTTGTGAAGGAAAATTAAATCCAGAGTTTATAATAGCTGCTTTTACCCTTTCCTTTGCTTCTCTAACTGCTGTATCTGGCAATCCTACAACTTCAAAGGCTGGAAGTCCTGGAGAAATATTTACTTCAACCTCTATTAAGTTAGCCTCAAGCCCTAGTAATCCACAACTTTTAACTGTAGCAAACAAATTAATCACCCCGTTTTAGCTGAATTTATTAAATTATTCTACAAAATCAGGGTGACTTCCTTTTTTAAGGCAAAAAAAAAAATCAAATATAAAAATTAAATTGAATTAGCTGTGCTTCTCTAAACATATCATTTCTACCTGTTATTTTT from Anaerobranca gottschalkii DSM 13577 includes:
- a CDS encoding CDP-alcohol phosphatidyltransferase family protein, with the protein product MNWPNLITLFRLFLIPIYLTVLPNISYSYKHFFSLFIITIGALLDILDGYIARKYSLVTDLGTVLDPLADKLLLVTVGIGLWLNEKLPLWLIIFIMIREAFMILGGLINYLYTKVVISANFWGKFNTCYVYLLIISYIFNWSIKEYLAIGFIGIVLLTTGIYFKIFLSKLKLKRVNIYNNGDKIKGF
- a CDS encoding tRNA (mnm(5)s(2)U34)-methyltransferase, giving the protein MIKRSLEFARQLVFESLRDGDIAVDGTAGNGNDTLLLAKGVGEKGKVYAFDIQQEALDNTYKLLVNNKLESRVVLIKESHDCLKQYLGNLKAKAIMFNFGYLPGGNHKIITKLESTIPAIEQGLEILQKNGIMSLMLYPGHYGGKWETEGVITLAKNLNPRHYTVLHYNLINLQNFPPQLILIQKKI
- a CDS encoding YifB family Mg chelatase-like AAA ATPase, yielding MINLFATVKSCGLLGLEANLIEVEVNISPGLPAFEVVGLPDTAVREAKERVKAAIINSGFNFPSQRIIVNLAPADLKKEGPIYDLPIALAILAATNNWPKELLEDIIVWGELSLDGRVRGINGLLPMLIHLKDKEKGSYILPDANKEEGALVKEIKVYPVKNLKEGVYHILKKQVIEQFKANIPLEEIKNPGDFSEVKGQKVAKRALEIAAAGGHNILLIGPPGSGKSMLAKRFSTILPPLNYEEILEVSKIYSVAGLLRKRGLIKNRPFRAPHHTISYAGLIGGGTDFQLIAAMNPCPCGFYRSMNIECTCSMGVVEKYRNKISGPLLDRLDLHIEVPPVNFEELMNNNIKEESSKTILQRVIKAREVQKKRYKYLNIKENSQLTGKYIERYCKISDDAKKLLEGAFYNLGLSARAYDKILKVARTIADLGEKENIDVNHIAEAIQYRSLDLK